GGACCAACGTTCAACCGGAACAACCTGACTTTCCGCGGGCAGCAGCTTCAGATATTTTTTACCGTCGATGGAGACCTGGGTCAGGCGAATCATTTCCTGAGTTGAGGGCTGTAAATAAAGATTTTCCTCAACGGTGGTGGTGTTGCCGGCCATGTCCCAGATCTGCATGGCCATGGTGTATTGCCCTGGAGCAACCTGCTGGCTTTGACTGTTTTTTCCAGCCCATTCCATCCGGTCGGGCAGAGCGGCATTTTGTTCTTCACTCAGAATGGCTTTGCCATCGTGATTTTTAATAATGACCTGCCAGCGGGCAATCGGACGCTGATCTTCAATTTCAGGGTAAAGGATAATCTGGTCGGAAAACGCATACAGGTTGCCGATACTCAGCCCATTGGAAACATGCATTTTTAATTGAGGCGGAGTGCTGGATACGTGATAGTGGGATAAATTTTCCACTTTGTCGCTACGCTGAGCAGACCAATGGATGGTCAATGCCAATGGATACAATCCATCGTTGTCGTCGGTGGATATCACACCTTCATAACAATCCGGAATACGGCTTTTTTGGAGAATCGTATGCCCGGTCTGACTTTCAACCGTTAAATATTGTGGTTGCTGATTGAGAAATTTAATGCGGATGCGGCACAAGACCGGCGTGCCGTCACGGACCAGCTCCGGCTTAACGCTGACATCACAGATGCGGTAATCGGGAAAAACCTGCTCACGTTGTCGCAGCTGGTCTGACTGGGCATTGAAGGTGTCGGCAAATTGATGAAGGGTATAGTCCTGCAGCTCTTCTTGACTGTGCAGACGACCGATGCCGAGCAGTGGCTGGATGTCATCGATGTGAAATGCCAGGGTTGTACCCCAATTGATTTCACCGCTTTGCCCATCGAGCAGTTTAAAGACGATGGCCAGTTTATGGTTGCCTCGCTCAGAACGTTCCGTCACAGTCCCCAGCAAAACGCCATCACAGTGAAGGGATGCACACAGTTTGCGCGCAGTCAGTGAATCCAGAGAGCCGGCTTTTCTGATCGCGTTTCGGATATAGAAATCCTTTACTTTTTCCATGTCGGCAATGTCAAGCCCATGTGCCTGAAGAATGGAAGAAAGCTTTGTCGTCATCGCCATGTCCAGTCCATTGGACGATGCGGTTAAATCCTGTAACGGAGCCACAGCAATTCTGTAAACAGACTCCGCCTGTGTCGGAGACAGCATCGTGATCAGAAACAGAAAAAGCGCTGGCAGGAGGCAACGATTCATAGTCAGCTTTCACTCAATGTGTCGAGGAGACTGTCGAGCAAACGAAACAAGACGCTATTGGTATCTTCAGCGGATAAACCCAGCAGTCTGCCCGTGGTGCTGTAGCCGTTGGCGCTGTGGCTGGCTTTCCAGATAATATTTCCTGTTTTGATATCGACCATGCGCAGACTGATGGCTATTTCAGGATAGGTGTAGGAACCATTGCGAACTTCGTTGTATGAATCAATAGATCCGGCAATATAGGCCTCGATATTGAATTCCCTGGCCATCCGTTTGGCCACCCGTTGATCGATCAGCTCCTTGTCGGAACTGCGCATCTCGTCATTTAAAAAACGGTATAATTCTCCTTTTTCAACAACCTTGTACAGCTGTCGGCCTAGAATGCGCGTTGTCAGCAATTCATTGGCGTGGCTGTTGATTCCCTTTTGCGTGGAAAAATTTTCCAGAGGTAAGATCGCAATGCGTTTGACATAACCGAGGCCGATGGCCGGATCGGTGAAATGGTGGCTTGTTTTTGCGCACCCCAGGATGACTCCCAACAGGGCGGTTACAATGAAATAAGCGGTTTTTTTATAATGGATGTTCATCATGCCATTCCTCAGTAATAACTGGTCCTCGTGTTTTTCGGTATTTCTGTTTTTTAACAGCAAAAAATATGCCTTAAAAATTGTAATTAACAGTTGCCAGTCCTTTCCAGGTGGTGTCTTCATCATCTTTTGACCAATTGATGGTGTTGCGTAGGTTGAGCTGTTGGCTCAGATTCCAGATCGCGCTGAAGCGGATAGACTGCAAGGTACTGTCCGTCTTGATAAACGTATATCTGACATCGGATTGAATTTTATTGGTCAGCCACAGGTTGAAACGGTGGCTGAAGCTGTCACCGTTCCCATGCTGGTAACTTGTCGTCATGGAAAAGTAAGATGACGGACGATAGGTGGAGTTCAGTGAATAGGAAAATCCTCCATCCTCCTCATCATCCTGAGTCAGTGAACAGTTTGCAGAGAAGTTAAAGCGCGGGGTAAAACGTGTTGCCAGATTAAATTGATAACTACGGCTTTTTGACGTTGCATCCCCATTGTCATCGTCAAATGTTTTGATCTGATTCCAGTTGGCGGACACTCCCGCGCTCAGATCGGGAAAAAGAACCGCAGACAGATGGCAGTTAATATTATCTGTCTGGTTGGTTT
This region of uncultured Desulfuromonas sp. genomic DNA includes:
- a CDS encoding Ig-like domain repeat protein, with translation MTTKLSSILQAHGLDIADMEKVKDFYIRNAIRKAGSLDSLTARKLCASLHCDGVLLGTVTERSERGNHKLAIVFKLLDGQSGEINWGTTLAFHIDDIQPLLGIGRLHSQEELQDYTLHQFADTFNAQSDQLRQREQVFPDYRICDVSVKPELVRDGTPVLCRIRIKFLNQQPQYLTVESQTGHTILQKSRIPDCYEGVISTDDNDGLYPLALTIHWSAQRSDKVENLSHYHVSSTPPQLKMHVSNGLSIGNLYAFSDQIILYPEIEDQRPIARWQVIIKNHDGKAILSEEQNAALPDRMEWAGKNSQSQQVAPGQYTMAMQIWDMAGNTTTVEENLYLQPSTQEMIRLTQVSIDGKKYLKLLPAESQVVPVERWSLVVETKQGTPLLQKNGWELPALIQLPFDRVAESVTCNLYALDKLGNSSSFKTAEVDLFSSPDKVASRINQDRAWSNDF